A window of the Chthonomonas sp. genome harbors these coding sequences:
- a CDS encoding M20/M25/M40 family metallo-hydrolase, with protein MFSAALLALTLVSNSPTVDVARMGRDLAKISSPAFGGRMTLSPYMQKTADFLAAELRRAGLEPAGRNGTYFHDFEVTINRVATPRNLLTIGGRALRLGEDFLPCNGSTDMRLVRGRVVYVGFARDADLQDKSLDAMVAVALRGMPDDTNDAMSSKAARLAAKGAAAVLFVGPEQTGGSELAPLASGFSVARGGIPAATVHRKWFRDLVGLDFAEARRTGSTLATATLPEVRLVTESAPQTGRAINVIAKLPGRDPSNRELLVVGAHYDHLGFGETSSRTGHDSMHAGADDNGSGTVTVLEIARTLARAKLNQRPILFQFYSGEEIGLLGSRAWTLDNESDLGQIQAMVNLDMVGRLRAEGLTIYGTGTAAEMDAILDRAAPGQLKLARQTTSPSNSDHASFSTRGVPVLFFNTGLHDEYHTERDVFGTINVAGMGQVGDYVIRTILQLDQAPKLGFTGSRQAGGASGDPSRPRRVRFGVQPDMNEVSGKGLMVNGVTADSPAAKAGIKTGDRLLSIGGKAVNNVQDLQQILVEAKAGVPLEVVLMRGDQELKLTVTPEAPVGG; from the coding sequence ATGTTTTCCGCCGCCCTGCTCGCTCTCACTTTAGTCTCGAATTCGCCGACCGTCGACGTGGCCCGGATGGGGCGCGATCTCGCCAAAATCTCCAGTCCGGCGTTTGGCGGACGCATGACGCTGAGCCCCTACATGCAGAAGACAGCCGACTTTTTGGCCGCCGAACTTCGACGCGCCGGGCTCGAACCGGCTGGACGCAACGGAACCTACTTCCACGACTTTGAGGTGACGATCAACCGGGTCGCCACGCCCCGCAACCTGCTCACCATCGGCGGGCGCGCCCTGCGGCTCGGCGAGGATTTTCTGCCATGCAACGGCTCGACCGACATGCGCCTGGTTCGGGGACGTGTGGTGTATGTCGGGTTCGCGCGCGATGCGGACTTGCAGGACAAATCGCTCGATGCCATGGTCGCCGTGGCTCTGCGCGGGATGCCCGACGACACAAATGACGCGATGAGCAGCAAAGCCGCGCGGCTAGCGGCGAAGGGCGCGGCGGCGGTGCTATTTGTCGGGCCGGAGCAGACGGGCGGAAGCGAACTCGCCCCGCTGGCCAGCGGATTCAGCGTCGCCCGCGGCGGAATTCCCGCCGCGACCGTGCACCGTAAGTGGTTCCGCGACCTCGTCGGCTTGGACTTCGCCGAAGCGCGGCGCACCGGCTCGACACTAGCAACAGCCACACTTCCCGAAGTCCGCTTGGTCACCGAATCCGCGCCCCAAACCGGCCGCGCGATCAACGTCATCGCGAAGCTTCCCGGGCGCGACCCGAGCAACCGCGAACTCTTGGTTGTGGGTGCTCACTACGACCACCTCGGGTTTGGCGAAACCTCCTCGCGCACCGGGCACGACTCGATGCACGCCGGCGCGGATGACAACGGCTCCGGAACCGTGACTGTGCTTGAGATCGCTCGCACCCTCGCCCGCGCCAAACTCAACCAGCGACCGATTTTGTTCCAGTTTTACAGTGGCGAGGAGATCGGCCTGCTTGGCTCGCGCGCTTGGACCCTCGACAACGAATCGGACCTCGGCCAGATTCAGGCGATGGTGAACCTAGACATGGTGGGCCGATTGCGCGCCGAAGGGCTGACCATCTACGGGACCGGAACCGCCGCCGAGATGGACGCCATCCTCGACCGCGCCGCGCCGGGCCAACTCAAGTTAGCGCGGCAAACGACCTCGCCGAGCAATAGCGATCACGCAAGTTTCAGCACGCGTGGCGTGCCCGTGCTCTTTTTCAATACCGGCCTTCACGACGAATATCACACCGAGCGCGACGTGTTCGGCACGATCAATGTGGCCGGCATGGGTCAGGTCGGCGACTACGTGATCCGCACGATTTTGCAGCTCGACCAAGCGCCGAAACTCGGGTTCACGGGTTCGCGACAAGCCGGGGGCGCGAGCGGGGATCCCAGCCGACCGCGCCGAGTTCGCTTCGGCGTGCAGCCCGACATGAACGAGGTGAGTGGCAAGGGCCTGATGGTGAACGGCGTGACCGCCGATAGCCCCGCCGCCAAGGCTGGAATCAAGACCGGCGACCGCTTGCTCTCGATTGGCGGCAAGGCGGTGAACAACGTGCAAGACCTGCAGCAGATTTTGGTCGAAGCCAAGGCCGGGGTTCCCCTCGAAGTGGTGCTTATGCGTGGCGACCAAGAACTAAAGCTCACGGTGACACCGGAAGCGCCGGTGGGCGGGTGA
- a CDS encoding DNA gyrase subunit B — protein sequence MSDDENLPQDQPVEEALTSRAADDGESIASRVETSYDESSIQVLEGLEAVRKRPGMYVGDNGRKGLHQMFREVIDNGVDEALAGYCDEIRVTLHEDNSMSVQDNGRGIPVGTHEKMGISTLTVVMTVLHAGGKFGEGGGYKVSGGLHGVGVSCTNALSKWMVSTVRRDGKVYEQRFHAGVPQGEVEVVGKCGKDETGTTQRWLADDTVLTDTTYDTHIIMSRIRELAYLNPTVRFVFTNEQNPEESEEFFYQKGIIQLVEDINEAKTEIHKPIHFKRIKDRYEVEIAMQYHDGYNNTILAYSNNIHQPDGGTHVSGYSTALTRVINSYGRKVNLIKEKDKNFTNDDVSDGLTVVIALKLENPQYNSQDKVKLVTPEVQGVVNSLTGDGLSTFLEENPGIAKRIIEKAQIAQRAREEARKAFEAVKRSNVMDSFGLPGKLQDCTSKDPTKCEIFLVEGDSAGGSAKDARDRTIQAILPLRGKILNVERARLDKALDNEEIKTLIAALGVGIDVQVGRSEDDDDPMAVKKEKEKSFDITKLRYHKIILMTDADVDGEHIRTLLLTFLYRYMKPLVMEGYIYLAQPPLYVVKVGANERLYARDAAHREEITKGLGKKKFEIGRFKGLGEMNAEELEVTTMDPATRRLVRVIYDPAFDIEVEEMFSRLMGDKVEPRREFIQRHASQALNVDWHY from the coding sequence ATGTCTGACGACGAAAATCTGCCCCAGGACCAGCCCGTGGAAGAGGCGCTTACCAGCCGCGCCGCCGACGATGGCGAATCCATTGCCTCGCGGGTAGAAACCTCCTACGACGAAAGCTCGATTCAGGTGCTTGAGGGCCTCGAAGCGGTCCGCAAGCGTCCGGGCATGTACGTGGGCGACAACGGTCGCAAGGGTCTGCACCAGATGTTCCGCGAGGTCATTGACAACGGCGTGGACGAAGCCTTGGCCGGCTACTGCGACGAGATTCGGGTGACCCTTCACGAGGACAATTCGATGTCGGTGCAAGATAACGGTCGCGGGATTCCGGTGGGGACGCACGAAAAGATGGGCATCTCGACCCTGACCGTCGTTATGACCGTGCTCCACGCGGGCGGTAAGTTCGGCGAGGGCGGCGGCTATAAAGTTTCGGGCGGTCTGCACGGCGTCGGCGTTTCGTGTACCAACGCGCTGAGTAAGTGGATGGTCTCCACGGTTCGTCGCGACGGCAAAGTGTACGAGCAGCGCTTCCATGCGGGGGTTCCGCAAGGTGAAGTCGAGGTCGTGGGCAAGTGCGGAAAGGATGAAACCGGCACCACCCAGCGATGGTTGGCCGACGACACCGTGTTGACGGATACCACCTACGATACGCACATCATCATGAGCCGCATCCGCGAGCTCGCGTATCTTAACCCAACGGTTAGATTCGTCTTCACCAATGAGCAAAATCCGGAAGAATCGGAAGAATTCTTCTACCAAAAGGGAATTATCCAATTGGTTGAAGACATCAACGAAGCCAAGACCGAGATTCACAAGCCGATCCACTTTAAGCGCATCAAGGACCGCTATGAGGTGGAAATCGCGATGCAGTACCACGATGGCTACAACAACACCATCCTGGCGTACTCCAACAATATTCACCAACCGGATGGTGGAACTCACGTCTCCGGTTACAGCACGGCTCTTACGCGGGTCATTAACAGCTACGGCCGCAAGGTTAACCTGATTAAGGAGAAGGATAAGAACTTCACCAACGACGACGTGAGCGACGGTCTGACCGTCGTCATCGCGCTGAAACTGGAAAATCCGCAGTACAACTCGCAGGACAAGGTCAAGCTGGTGACCCCGGAAGTGCAAGGCGTCGTCAACTCGCTCACCGGCGACGGTCTGAGTACGTTCTTGGAAGAAAACCCGGGCATCGCCAAGCGCATTATCGAAAAGGCGCAGATTGCCCAGCGCGCTCGCGAAGAAGCCCGCAAGGCCTTCGAAGCGGTCAAGCGCTCGAACGTCATGGACTCGTTTGGCCTGCCCGGCAAGCTCCAAGACTGCACCAGCAAGGACCCGACGAAGTGCGAAATCTTCCTCGTCGAAGGGGACTCGGCGGGTGGATCGGCCAAGGACGCGCGCGACCGCACGATTCAGGCGATTCTGCCCCTGCGCGGCAAGATTCTGAACGTCGAACGAGCCCGCCTCGACAAGGCGCTGGACAACGAGGAAATCAAAACCCTCATCGCCGCGCTGGGCGTGGGTATCGACGTGCAAGTGGGCCGTAGCGAAGACGACGACGACCCCATGGCCGTGAAGAAGGAGAAGGAAAAGTCGTTCGACATTACCAAGCTCCGCTATCACAAAATCATCTTGATGACCGACGCCGACGTGGACGGCGAGCACATCCGGACGCTGCTGCTCACGTTCCTGTATCGCTACATGAAGCCGCTGGTCATGGAAGGCTACATCTACCTCGCGCAGCCGCCGCTCTACGTGGTGAAGGTGGGCGCTAACGAACGCCTGTACGCTCGCGACGCGGCTCACCGCGAGGAGATCACCAAGGGACTCGGCAAGAAGAAATTCGAGATCGGCCGCTTTAAGGGTCTCGGCGAAATGAATGCCGAGGAGCTCGAAGTGACGACGATGGACCCGGCGACCCGCCGGTTGGTCCGGGTGATTTACGATCCGGCCTTTGATATCGAGGTCGAGGAAATGTTCAGCCGCCTGATGGGCGACAAGGTGGAGCCGCGCCGCGAGTTCATTCAGCGGCACGCCAGCCAAGCGCTGAACGTGGACTGGCACTACTAA
- a CDS encoding PEP-CTERM sorting domain-containing protein, whose amino-acid sequence MKKVISLALVAGAVASANAAIIYSSTVQTGSRVNANNPGFLAVTDPGSQTRINFDDVNISAATMGANTALKLNSVTVGIRRGQGALQNNVRVYASAVAANGNVVGSPILLGNQVLAARTAAGFVTELVTISSLTQTIGMQTGFAVGFSTLLIGVALDADTTAGSSGWRITSGTGPNAGGFANAYETATSTNFAYSFGAAPNPPATFYIELDATPVPEPGSAIALVAGLGALVLRRKKA is encoded by the coding sequence ATGAAAAAAGTAATTTCCCTCGCGCTGGTCGCGGGTGCGGTGGCTTCGGCCAATGCCGCGATCATCTATTCGAGCACCGTTCAGACGGGATCCCGTGTGAACGCCAACAACCCTGGATTCTTGGCTGTGACTGACCCGGGTAGCCAAACCCGCATCAACTTTGACGATGTGAACATTTCGGCGGCGACCATGGGCGCGAACACCGCACTCAAGCTGAACAGCGTCACCGTCGGCATTCGACGTGGCCAAGGTGCCCTCCAAAACAATGTCCGTGTTTACGCATCTGCGGTTGCCGCAAATGGGAACGTGGTCGGTAGCCCCATTCTTCTGGGCAATCAAGTCCTGGCCGCACGAACAGCCGCCGGATTCGTGACCGAACTGGTGACGATTTCAAGCTTGACGCAAACCATCGGGATGCAAACTGGTTTTGCGGTCGGATTCTCGACCCTCCTCATTGGCGTTGCTTTGGATGCTGACACGACTGCTGGTAGCTCCGGATGGCGCATCACCAGTGGAACAGGCCCCAATGCTGGTGGCTTTGCCAACGCATACGAAACCGCTACTTCTACCAACTTCGCATACAGCTTCGGTGCTGCGCCCAACCCACCGGCAACGTTCTACATTGAGCTCGATGCCACTCCCGTGCCTGAGCCCGGTTCGGCGATCGCCCTCGTGGCGGGTCTCGGAGCCCTGGTTCTCCGCCGCAAGAAGGCCTAA
- the rlmN gene encoding 23S rRNA (adenine(2503)-C(2))-methyltransferase RlmN has protein sequence MPLPSLIGLTSPELVQVALELGESAYRGKQLAQWIYKKAAQSFDDMSDLPAKFREALAERYIVSPLIVADHKRSTDDVDKLLIHNGDEQVFECVLLPYADRVSCCVSTQVGCPMACTFCATGLGGFDRNLTVGEIVGQYLLLQSISTRRVDHLVFMGMGEPLLNYDNLVRAMRILHDEIGLSYRHITVSTVGLVPQIQRLALEKLPIHLALSLHSPHNPVRDRLMPVNHRWPVEVVVGAMRDYYRATGRKVTFEYLLIQKVNDSPDQARALAQLVRGLPCVVNLIPWNWVDTGQGFARPDRDRVQSFRNILAAAKVNVTERVERGHDIAAACGQLAGQHQGRFGKKSGLRVVN, from the coding sequence ATGCCCTTGCCTTCCCTCATTGGTCTGACCTCGCCCGAGTTGGTGCAAGTTGCCCTCGAGCTAGGCGAATCCGCGTACCGAGGCAAGCAACTGGCGCAGTGGATTTACAAAAAAGCCGCTCAGTCGTTCGACGACATGAGCGATTTGCCGGCCAAGTTTCGCGAGGCGTTGGCTGAGCGCTATATTGTCTCGCCGCTGATTGTCGCCGATCACAAACGCAGCACGGATGACGTGGACAAGCTGCTGATCCACAACGGCGATGAGCAGGTTTTTGAGTGCGTGCTGCTCCCCTATGCCGACCGCGTAAGCTGCTGCGTTTCCACGCAAGTGGGTTGCCCGATGGCCTGCACCTTCTGCGCCACCGGCCTCGGCGGTTTCGACCGCAATCTGACCGTCGGCGAGATCGTGGGGCAGTACTTGTTGCTGCAAAGCATCTCCACTCGGCGCGTGGATCATCTCGTGTTCATGGGCATGGGCGAACCACTGCTCAACTACGACAACTTGGTGCGGGCGATGCGGATTTTGCACGACGAAATCGGCCTCAGCTACCGGCACATCACGGTGTCCACGGTCGGATTGGTGCCGCAAATTCAGCGTCTGGCACTGGAGAAGCTGCCAATCCACCTTGCGCTGTCGCTGCACTCGCCGCACAACCCGGTTCGCGATCGGCTGATGCCGGTCAACCACAGGTGGCCGGTCGAAGTGGTGGTCGGCGCGATGCGCGACTACTACCGCGCGACGGGCCGTAAGGTCACGTTCGAGTACCTTCTTATCCAAAAGGTTAACGACTCGCCCGACCAGGCGCGTGCGTTGGCCCAGTTGGTTCGCGGACTGCCGTGTGTGGTGAATCTGATTCCTTGGAACTGGGTGGATACCGGCCAAGGGTTCGCGCGACCCGATCGCGATCGGGTGCAGTCGTTCCGCAACATTTTGGCCGCGGCCAAGGTGAACGTAACCGAGCGCGTGGAGCGCGGTCACGATATCGCCGCCGCTTGCGGGCAGCTCGCCGGGCAGCATCAGGGCCGGTTCGGCAAGAAGAGCGGCCTGCGCGTGGTGAACTAG
- the polA gene encoding DNA polymerase I has protein sequence MARKRLLILDGYSLLYRSFYGVKFLSTSDGRPTNALFGLVSMLFNLIEKQHPHAILVALDAPGGTFRHVEYAEYKGTRREMPEEMQSQMPVARELLAALGIPQIELKGFEADDIIGTISRQAEENGYDTTIISGDLDSLQLVDSHVSVVTPKVGVTEVVIYDPEAVRARYGFEPPILPDYKALVGDTSDNIPGVPGVGEKTAGKLLADWGSVEGIIENLDSIEEKFRKKLVPGLEQMPKSKWLATIDRNAPISWDFAPFRLSQPQAEAALAMLESLEFKNHHRRFRQIFSMYLDGFDASAPAVELGTESLSPKEVNSPRDVAAAREWIGNSPFGLLCTQAFAQSDLFGDDQQAWAIAVGDEATTVAPAIALALLQQIPGQAIMHDAKPQYRARQIAGLIKTDTLLAGYVLQSGRSQYALRDLAQGYLDVAAPVTPAQMALALVKLDAEMTAKLDKEGQLSVLTEIEQPLTSVLAVVENNGIKVSAEFLQDFSKSLTVNIDQLTKLIYEMAETEFLIASPKQLGEVLFEKMGIPAQKKTKTGYATGAEVLSVLAEQYPICQEVLNWRELTKLRSTYSESLPRMIAADGRIHTSFNQAVAATGRLSSENPNLQNIPIRTELGRQIRRAFVAEPGRELVSFDYSQIELRLLAHMCDDPNLVAAFQSGEDVHQTTAALMFKIDKQDVSKEQRRYAKVLNFAVLYGVTEWGLLQQLGTGFTLDDTKALIKEYNERFPAVKAFTQSVVEEARQKGFSTTLCGRRRYFPEIHAANRNERMYAERQAMNAPIQGSAADMIKIAMLRVAPLLEGKESRMVLQVHDELVFEVAPHEKDSLLEPIREAIASAMPLKVPVVADGKVGLNWGEMREF, from the coding sequence AGCACCCGCACGCCATTTTGGTAGCGCTCGATGCGCCCGGCGGCACGTTCCGGCATGTCGAATACGCCGAGTACAAGGGCACCCGGCGTGAAATGCCGGAGGAAATGCAGAGCCAAATGCCGGTTGCCCGCGAGCTTTTGGCGGCGCTCGGCATACCGCAGATTGAGCTTAAAGGCTTCGAGGCCGACGACATCATCGGCACCATCAGTCGCCAAGCCGAAGAAAACGGCTACGACACCACGATCATCAGCGGCGACCTCGACTCGCTGCAGCTGGTGGATAGCCACGTTAGCGTTGTCACGCCGAAAGTCGGCGTGACTGAAGTCGTGATCTACGACCCGGAGGCGGTGCGCGCACGCTATGGGTTCGAGCCGCCGATTTTGCCCGACTACAAGGCTCTGGTCGGCGATACCAGCGACAACATTCCGGGCGTGCCGGGAGTCGGCGAGAAGACTGCCGGTAAGCTTCTGGCCGATTGGGGATCGGTTGAAGGGATCATCGAGAACCTGGATTCGATTGAGGAGAAATTCCGCAAGAAGCTAGTGCCGGGTCTTGAGCAAATGCCGAAGAGCAAGTGGCTCGCGACGATTGATCGCAACGCGCCGATCAGCTGGGATTTTGCTCCGTTCCGGCTCTCGCAACCGCAAGCCGAAGCCGCTTTGGCGATGCTCGAATCGCTGGAATTCAAGAACCACCACCGCCGATTCCGGCAGATTTTTTCGATGTACCTGGATGGTTTCGATGCCTCGGCGCCAGCGGTGGAACTGGGCACCGAGAGCCTGTCGCCTAAAGAAGTGAACTCACCGCGCGACGTGGCCGCCGCCCGGGAGTGGATCGGAAACTCACCATTTGGTTTGTTATGCACGCAAGCTTTTGCGCAGAGCGATTTGTTTGGCGATGATCAGCAAGCTTGGGCCATCGCCGTCGGCGACGAAGCGACGACCGTCGCGCCGGCCATCGCGTTGGCGCTGCTCCAGCAGATCCCGGGGCAGGCGATCATGCACGACGCGAAGCCGCAGTATCGCGCGAGGCAAATCGCGGGGCTTATCAAAACCGACACCTTGCTGGCCGGCTACGTTTTGCAGAGCGGACGGTCGCAATATGCGCTCCGCGATCTCGCGCAGGGCTACCTGGATGTTGCCGCGCCAGTGACGCCGGCCCAAATGGCGTTGGCCCTGGTGAAGCTCGATGCCGAAATGACGGCGAAACTCGACAAGGAAGGGCAGCTAAGTGTGCTCACCGAGATTGAGCAACCTCTCACCAGCGTGCTCGCGGTTGTCGAGAACAACGGTATCAAAGTTTCCGCCGAGTTTCTGCAAGACTTTAGTAAATCGCTGACGGTAAATATTGACCAACTCACCAAGCTGATTTACGAGATGGCGGAGACGGAGTTTCTTATTGCCTCGCCCAAACAGTTAGGGGAAGTTCTGTTTGAGAAAATGGGCATTCCCGCGCAGAAGAAAACGAAGACGGGTTATGCAACGGGCGCCGAGGTGCTCAGCGTTCTCGCCGAGCAATATCCTATTTGCCAAGAGGTGCTCAACTGGCGCGAACTCACTAAGCTTCGTAGCACCTATTCGGAGAGCCTGCCGCGCATGATCGCGGCCGACGGCCGCATCCACACGAGCTTCAACCAGGCAGTCGCGGCGACCGGTCGCCTCAGCAGCGAAAACCCGAACCTGCAGAATATTCCGATTCGAACCGAACTCGGACGCCAGATTCGCCGCGCGTTTGTCGCCGAGCCGGGCCGTGAACTGGTGAGCTTCGACTACTCGCAAATCGAGCTTCGCTTGCTCGCCCACATGTGCGATGATCCGAACCTGGTCGCCGCGTTTCAATCCGGCGAAGACGTGCACCAAACCACCGCCGCGCTGATGTTCAAAATCGACAAACAAGATGTGAGCAAAGAGCAACGCCGCTACGCAAAGGTGCTCAATTTTGCCGTGCTCTATGGCGTAACGGAATGGGGACTTTTGCAACAACTCGGCACAGGTTTTACTCTCGACGATACGAAGGCGCTCATTAAGGAATACAACGAGCGATTTCCCGCCGTTAAGGCGTTCACGCAAAGTGTTGTCGAAGAAGCAAGACAGAAAGGTTTCTCGACCACGCTGTGCGGTCGCCGACGCTACTTCCCGGAGATTCACGCTGCCAACCGCAACGAGCGAATGTACGCCGAGCGGCAAGCCATGAACGCCCCCATTCAGGGTTCAGCCGCCGACATGATCAAGATTGCCATGCTGCGGGTCGCGCCCCTGCTGGAAGGCAAGGAGTCGCGCATGGTGCTGCAGGTTCACGACGAACTCGTGTTCGAGGTTGCGCCGCACGAAAAGGACTCGCTTCTCGAACCCATCCGCGAAGCGATTGCGAGCGCCATGCCGCTCAAGGTTCCAGTGGTCGCCGACGGCAAGGTCGGCCTTAACTGGGGCGAAATGCGGGAGTTCTAG